A genomic window from Clostridium aceticum includes:
- the nuoF gene encoding NADH-quinone oxidoreductase subunit NuoF, which produces MDFCRSHVLVCAGTGCTSSDSLKIMEKLEDQLQEYGLEKEVKVIKTGCFGLCEAGPIVIVYPERAFYSQVKLRDIERITEEHLLKGRVVKELLYKESIEGDTIKSIDEISFYKKQKRIVLKNCGLINPELIEEYIAFDGYQALAKVLTEMTPEEVIDVVKKSELRGRGGGGFPTGLKWELTAKEEAEEKYVVCNADEGDPGAFMDRSLLEGDPHVIIEAMAIAAYAVGAKEGYVYIRAEYPIAVKRLRIAIDQAKEMGLLGENIFGTDFSFDLQVRLGAGAFVCGEETALIHSIEGKRGMPRPRPPFPSHKGIWDQPTLINNVEAYANIPQIILKGAEWFCSIGTKESKGTKVFALGGKINNTGLLEITMGTTLREVIYEIGGGISNGKAFKAVQTGGPSGGCIPAEHIDTPIDYDNLLKLGSMMGSGGMVVMDEDNCMVDIARFFLEFTVEESCGKCTPCREGTKRMLDLLEKISQGKGTMKDVEKLETLAKTVKDASLCGLGQTAPNPVLSTLKYFRSEYEAHVKEKQCPAGVCEELLKYSVLENLCKKCGICAKKCPVGCISGIKAKEAYVIHAENCTKCGACVLVCPFKAITKN; this is translated from the coding sequence ATGGATTTTTGTAGATCACATGTGCTGGTATGCGCAGGAACAGGATGTACATCATCAGATTCACTGAAGATTATGGAAAAGCTAGAAGACCAATTACAAGAATATGGCCTTGAAAAAGAAGTAAAGGTTATAAAGACTGGATGTTTTGGTCTTTGTGAAGCTGGACCGATTGTTATTGTCTATCCAGAAAGAGCTTTTTATAGTCAAGTAAAGTTGAGGGATATTGAGAGAATTACAGAAGAACATTTATTAAAAGGCAGAGTTGTTAAGGAGTTATTGTACAAAGAATCAATAGAAGGAGATACGATAAAGTCTATTGATGAAATAAGCTTCTATAAAAAGCAAAAAAGAATTGTTCTAAAAAACTGTGGCTTGATTAATCCAGAGCTGATAGAAGAATACATTGCCTTTGATGGGTATCAAGCTTTAGCAAAGGTACTAACGGAAATGACGCCAGAAGAAGTCATTGATGTGGTGAAAAAATCTGAGTTAAGAGGCCGCGGAGGTGGGGGCTTTCCTACAGGATTAAAATGGGAATTAACAGCTAAGGAAGAGGCAGAAGAAAAGTATGTAGTTTGCAATGCAGACGAAGGAGATCCAGGGGCCTTTATGGATCGTTCCCTACTGGAGGGAGACCCACATGTGATCATAGAAGCTATGGCGATAGCTGCCTATGCAGTAGGGGCCAAGGAAGGTTATGTATACATTCGTGCTGAATACCCCATAGCGGTAAAACGTCTTCGGATTGCTATTGATCAGGCAAAAGAAATGGGTTTGCTGGGAGAAAATATTTTTGGCACAGATTTTAGTTTTGATTTACAAGTACGCCTAGGAGCAGGTGCCTTTGTCTGCGGAGAAGAAACAGCATTGATTCATTCTATTGAAGGAAAAAGAGGGATGCCGAGACCTCGGCCGCCATTTCCATCCCATAAGGGAATATGGGACCAACCAACCTTAATAAATAATGTGGAGGCCTATGCCAATATACCTCAGATTATCTTAAAGGGAGCGGAATGGTTTTGTAGTATAGGTACTAAAGAGTCTAAAGGAACAAAAGTATTTGCTTTAGGGGGTAAAATCAATAATACTGGGTTACTGGAAATTACTATGGGTACCACATTAAGGGAAGTTATTTATGAAATAGGCGGTGGTATATCTAATGGTAAGGCATTTAAGGCAGTACAGACTGGGGGACCTTCTGGAGGCTGCATACCGGCAGAACATATTGATACACCTATTGATTACGATAATTTACTTAAGCTTGGTTCGATGATGGGTTCTGGTGGGATGGTTGTTATGGACGAAGATAACTGTATGGTAGATATAGCTAGATTCTTCTTAGAATTTACTGTGGAGGAATCCTGTGGTAAATGTACACCATGTCGCGAAGGGACAAAGCGTATGTTGGATTTGTTGGAAAAAATTTCTCAAGGTAAAGGCACTATGAAGGACGTAGAAAAACTTGAAACTTTAGCAAAGACTGTCAAAGATGCATCCCTTTGTGGATTGGGTCAAACAGCTCCAAATCCTGTGTTATCAACATTAAAATATTTTAGAAGTGAATATGAAGCTCATGTGAAGGAAAAGCAATGTCCTGCAGGGGTATGTGAGGAACTATTGAAGTATAGTGTTCTAGAAAATCTTTGCAAAAAATGTGGAATTTGTGCTAAAAAATGTCCTGTAGGCTGTATAAGCGGTATCAAGGCTAAAGAAGCGTATGTCATTCATGCGGAGAATTGTACCAAGTGTGGTGCCTGTGTGTTAGTATGTCCTTTTAAGGCGATCACCAAAAACTAA
- a CDS encoding (2Fe-2S) ferredoxin domain-containing protein: MTTISDLEKIRQETLEKVKLRSDRKGTRIVVGMATCGIAAGATPVMIALVEEVGKRNLQDVIIIQTGCIGACRLEPIVEIYTEGEEKVTYVAMTAEKARMIITEHIVNGNVVHDYTIGAYTK; encoded by the coding sequence ATGACAACGATTTCGGATTTGGAAAAAATTCGACAGGAAACCTTGGAGAAAGTTAAACTTAGAAGTGATAGAAAAGGTACTAGAATTGTAGTAGGTATGGCTACCTGTGGGATAGCTGCTGGGGCTACGCCGGTAATGATAGCATTGGTTGAAGAAGTAGGTAAAAGGAACCTTCAAGATGTAATCATAATACAAACAGGGTGCATAGGAGCTTGTAGACTGGAGCCAATTGTAGAGATTTATACAGAAGGGGAAGAAAAGGTGACCTATGTGGCCATGACGGCAGAAAAGGCGAGAATGATTATAACAGAACATATTGTGAATGGCAATGTTGTTCATGATTATACAATAGGTGCCTACACAAAATAG
- the hprK gene encoding HPr(Ser) kinase/phosphatase, with amino-acid sequence MKHITVKKLIEDFRLTELNSSRQEDTKITTSDLNRPGIQLAGYFDHFAYERIQIIGKVEHRFLNTLDEKTRKERFDKILSHDIPCIILSRDLEAPKELMEAAEKYQRTILRSSLNTTRLISKLVIYLEENLADIITLHGVLMDIYGVGILITGKSGIGKSETAVELIKRGHLFVADDAVEVKKIGQDHLVGCAPEIVRHMMEVRGIGIMDVKSLFGVGAIKLRTDINLVVNLEEWDADKSYDRLGLDENFREILGIKVEEMVIPVKPARNIAVIIEVAARNHRLKIMGYNSAKAFSERLLDHLSDTK; translated from the coding sequence GTGAAACATATTACAGTGAAAAAATTAATAGAGGATTTTAGGTTAACGGAGTTGAATTCTTCAAGGCAAGAAGATACTAAAATAACTACCAGTGACTTAAATAGACCTGGAATTCAATTGGCAGGCTATTTTGATCATTTTGCTTATGAAAGAATTCAAATTATAGGAAAAGTGGAACATAGATTTTTAAATACATTAGATGAAAAGACGAGAAAAGAAAGGTTTGACAAAATATTGTCTCATGATATTCCTTGTATCATACTCAGTAGAGATTTAGAAGCCCCAAAAGAACTAATGGAGGCTGCAGAGAAATATCAAAGAACAATATTAAGAAGTAGTTTAAATACAACGAGATTAATTAGCAAACTAGTCATCTATTTGGAAGAGAATCTGGCTGATATAATTACGTTGCACGGGGTATTAATGGATATATATGGTGTAGGTATACTTATTACTGGTAAGAGCGGCATAGGAAAAAGTGAAACTGCTGTAGAACTTATCAAAAGAGGACATCTTTTTGTAGCGGATGATGCTGTGGAGGTCAAGAAAATAGGACAAGATCACCTAGTGGGCTGTGCACCAGAGATCGTTAGACATATGATGGAGGTGCGGGGAATAGGGATCATGGATGTTAAAAGTTTATTTGGTGTAGGTGCTATTAAACTTAGAACAGATATTAATTTGGTGGTGAATTTAGAAGAGTGGGATGCTGATAAAAGCTATGACCGACTAGGATTAGACGAAAATTTTAGAGAAATATTGGGGATAAAGGTAGAGGAAATGGTAATACCAGTGAAGCCTGCTAGAAATATTGCTGTAATTATAGAAGTGGCGGCAAGAAATCATCGGTTAAAAATCATGGGTTATAACTCAGCCAAAGCTTTTAGTGAGAGATTATTAGATCATCTGAGCGACACAAAATAA
- the uvrC gene encoding excinuclease ABC subunit UvrC, with translation MFDINQQLKMLPEKPGVYLMKNQEEEIIYVGKAVSLKNRVRQYFQSLKNQPPKVRAMVANIHSFEYIITDTELEALILECNLIKENRPKYNILLRDDKTYPYIKITMKETYPRVMKTRRFLKDGAKYFGPYTNVTALNETLDVIHQLFPIRTCKRNIAKSIENKERPCLNLHIKKCLGPCTGKIEEEYYRQFIQEIILFLSGREDELIKKIQGKMREAAEKMNYEAAAKYRDQVVALSSIIEKQKIVSTNELDQDIIAVAKSEEESYVQIFFIRKGKVVQRQHYTLSTSEEEGIGEILSSFVKQFYNNMAFIPQEILLEEELEDQQLMEDWLSTKRGSKVAIKSPKKGEKRKLVEMVKKNALLMMTQTKEVNDRKREEKEKLLQQLQQLMDLEILPYRIEAFDISNIQGVESVGSMVVFEDGKPKNKEYRRFKIATVKGANDYASIEEIILRRFKRGLEETKNIIEGVATLKEGKFAVFPDLIMVDGGLGQVHSVEKSLRTLGLTIPVCGMIKDHRHRTRGLIYKEKELIIDKTSSLFRFIAKVQEEAHRFAITYHKSLRKETSLYSILQEIPGIGEMRRKNLLRHFKDMNKIKEATLEELMEAEGINKTAAENIYNFFRRTN, from the coding sequence ATGTTTGATATAAACCAACAACTAAAAATGCTGCCGGAAAAGCCGGGAGTATACTTAATGAAAAATCAAGAAGAGGAAATTATTTATGTGGGTAAGGCTGTATCTTTAAAAAATAGAGTGAGACAATATTTTCAATCTTTAAAAAACCAGCCGCCGAAAGTTAGGGCAATGGTAGCAAATATACATTCTTTTGAGTATATTATTACCGATACAGAGTTAGAAGCCTTGATCTTAGAGTGTAATCTAATAAAAGAAAATAGACCGAAGTATAATATATTACTTAGAGATGATAAAACTTACCCCTATATTAAAATCACTATGAAGGAAACCTATCCTAGGGTGATGAAGACAAGACGTTTTTTAAAGGATGGAGCAAAATATTTTGGCCCCTACACAAATGTAACAGCTTTAAACGAAACACTAGATGTGATTCATCAACTTTTTCCTATAAGAACCTGTAAAAGAAATATAGCAAAGTCTATTGAAAATAAAGAAAGGCCCTGCTTAAACCTTCATATAAAAAAATGTTTAGGACCATGTACTGGGAAGATAGAAGAAGAATATTATAGGCAATTCATCCAAGAGATTATCTTGTTTTTAAGTGGCAGAGAGGATGAACTGATCAAGAAGATTCAAGGAAAAATGCGGGAGGCTGCTGAAAAAATGAACTACGAAGCAGCAGCCAAATATAGGGATCAGGTGGTGGCATTATCTAGTATCATAGAAAAACAAAAAATAGTCTCCACCAATGAACTTGATCAAGATATTATAGCGGTGGCTAAGAGTGAAGAAGAAAGCTATGTACAAATCTTCTTTATTCGAAAAGGAAAAGTTGTACAACGCCAGCACTATACTTTATCCACCAGTGAAGAAGAGGGGATTGGAGAAATTTTGTCCTCCTTTGTCAAACAGTTTTATAATAATATGGCCTTCATTCCCCAAGAAATACTTTTGGAGGAAGAACTAGAAGATCAGCAATTAATGGAGGACTGGCTCAGTACAAAACGGGGCAGCAAAGTTGCTATTAAATCCCCTAAAAAAGGTGAAAAAAGAAAATTGGTGGAAATGGTAAAAAAGAATGCCCTTTTAATGATGACGCAAACAAAAGAAGTAAATGATAGAAAGAGGGAAGAAAAAGAAAAGCTCTTACAACAATTACAGCAGCTGATGGACCTAGAAATACTGCCTTATCGTATTGAGGCCTTCGATATCTCCAATATTCAAGGGGTGGAATCTGTAGGCTCTATGGTGGTTTTTGAGGATGGCAAACCCAAAAACAAAGAATATAGAAGATTTAAAATAGCAACTGTAAAAGGTGCAAATGATTATGCCAGTATAGAGGAAATCATTTTGAGACGATTTAAGAGGGGCCTAGAAGAAACAAAAAATATAATCGAGGGAGTAGCTACCTTGAAAGAAGGAAAGTTCGCTGTATTTCCTGATCTAATTATGGTAGATGGGGGGTTAGGACAGGTTCATAGTGTTGAAAAATCCTTAAGGACCTTGGGACTTACTATACCTGTATGTGGTATGATTAAGGATCATAGGCATAGAACTAGAGGATTAATTTATAAAGAAAAGGAGTTAATTATTGATAAAACCTCAAGTTTATTTCGTTTTATAGCTAAGGTACAGGAAGAAGCCCATCGATTTGCCATTACGTATCACAAAAGTCTTCGGAAAGAAACCAGTTTGTATTCTATTTTGCAAGAAATCCCTGGAATAGGGGAAATGAGAAGAAAAAATCTGTTGAGGCACTTTAAAGATATGAATAAAATCAAAGAAGCAACGCTGGAGGAGCTAATGGAGGCGGAGGGTATAAACAAGACTGCGGCAGAAAATATCTATAACTTTTTTAGAAGGACCAACTAA
- a CDS encoding stalk domain-containing protein, whose protein sequence is MKKKGFILILLSLLFLTTSFSIADTELPWVKGYLRNFTIALNQQVVNLEKKPIVFENRLYLPAKYIAEALDYKVTWHPEDEKITLNPKVLEEKLPPCNPLIGEYFVYGEIQAIDLEGQQIQVEQHLDHHSREIFDFLKVQEDAAIFLKRNSHTMRIHLEDLRVGDVVSFIVTKEDTIRGIIIDG, encoded by the coding sequence GTGAAAAAGAAAGGATTTATCCTGATATTATTAAGTTTATTATTCCTCACTACTTCTTTTAGTATAGCAGATACTGAGTTGCCATGGGTGAAGGGATATTTAAGAAATTTTACGATTGCACTAAATCAGCAAGTAGTCAATTTAGAAAAAAAGCCTATTGTATTTGAAAATCGTCTTTACCTTCCTGCCAAGTATATTGCCGAGGCATTAGATTATAAGGTAACATGGCACCCTGAAGATGAAAAAATTACATTAAACCCTAAAGTTTTAGAGGAAAAACTTCCTCCCTGCAATCCTTTGATAGGAGAATACTTTGTTTATGGAGAAATTCAAGCTATTGACCTAGAGGGTCAGCAGATACAAGTTGAACAACACTTAGATCATCATAGTAGAGAAATCTTTGATTTCCTTAAAGTTCAAGAAGATGCTGCAATCTTTCTTAAAAGAAATTCACACACCATGAGAATTCATCTAGAAGATCTACGGGTAGGAGATGTCGTCAGTTTCATTGTGACAAAAGAAGATACCATAAGAGGTATCATCATAGATGGATAA
- the uvrA gene encoding excinuclease ABC subunit UvrA: MAKDKIIVRGAKEHNLKNIDIEIPRDKFVVITGLSGSGKSSLAFDTIYAEGQRRYIESLSAYARQFLGQMEKPDVEYIEGLSPAISIDQKTTSRNPRSTVGTVTEIYDYLRLLFARVGVPHCPVCGIEISQMTVEQIVDKITALGEGTKLQILAPILQGKKGEHKKLLEEVKKEGFVRVRIDGEIRDIEEEIKLEKNKKHNIDVVVDRIVIREDSQQRIADSIETVLKLTEGLVIADVIDGEEHLFSTKFACPHHGIGIEELAPRMFSFNSPFGACPECNGIGHMKVVDPDLVIPNKSLTLRQGAIDPWSGSNGNGENTYYFKMLENLAKQYQVSLDVPVKDLPEDFVEDVLYGKSGKEITFQYESKYGGLRTYSSYFEGVIPNLERRYRETNSDYSREKIEEYMAEMPCNKCKGARLKEVILAVTVGDKNIHEVTEMSVKEAKKYFDHIALEERQAFIAKQILKEIKERLSFLQDVGLEYLTLSRNAGTLSGGESQRIRLATQIGSSLVGVLYILDEPSIGLHQRDNDKLLKTLRNLTDIGNTVLVVEHDEDTMLEADHIIDIGPGAGIHGGYLVAEGTIEDIKKSEASITGQYLSGKKKIEIPAERKKPNGKWIAIKGAKENNLQDIDVEIPLGVFTCVTGVSGSGKSTLVNEILYKKIAQELNGAKSKPGAHKAIEGIEHIDKVIEIDQSPIGRTPRSNPATYTGVFDHIREVFAQTPYAKMRGYQKGRFSFNIKGGRCEACSGDGIIKIEMHFLPDVYVPCEVCKGKRYNRETLEVKYKDKTISDILEMNVEEALGFFESIPKIHNKLQTLYDVGLGYIKLGQPSTQLSGGEAQRIKLASELSKRSTGKTLYILDEPTTGLHIADIHRLIGVLQRLVATGNTVLVIEHNLDVIKTADHIIDLGPEGGNGGGTIVAEGTPEKIVEVKDSYTGAFLKKVLQKN; this comes from the coding sequence GTGGCAAAGGATAAAATTATTGTAAGAGGAGCTAAGGAACATAATTTAAAAAACATTGATATAGAAATCCCTAGAGATAAGTTTGTAGTCATAACAGGTTTATCTGGATCAGGAAAGTCCTCCTTGGCCTTCGATACTATCTATGCAGAGGGACAGAGACGCTATATTGAAAGCTTATCAGCTTATGCAAGACAGTTCTTAGGACAAATGGAAAAGCCCGATGTTGAATATATTGAAGGGCTTTCTCCTGCCATTTCTATTGATCAAAAAACCACCAGCAGGAATCCCCGTTCTACGGTAGGAACAGTGACAGAAATTTATGATTATTTAAGATTATTGTTTGCAAGGGTAGGAGTGCCCCATTGCCCTGTGTGTGGCATTGAAATTAGTCAAATGACTGTAGAACAGATTGTTGATAAGATTACGGCATTGGGAGAAGGGACGAAACTTCAAATCTTAGCACCGATTCTTCAAGGAAAGAAGGGTGAACATAAAAAATTATTAGAAGAAGTAAAAAAAGAAGGTTTCGTACGGGTTAGAATTGATGGAGAAATAAGAGATATTGAAGAAGAAATTAAGCTAGAAAAAAATAAGAAGCACAATATTGATGTAGTAGTGGATCGTATTGTCATAAGAGAAGATTCTCAACAAAGAATCGCGGATTCCATAGAAACTGTATTAAAGCTGACGGAGGGCTTAGTAATTGCAGATGTTATAGATGGAGAAGAACATCTATTCTCTACAAAGTTTGCTTGTCCTCATCATGGTATAGGGATAGAGGAACTAGCACCAAGAATGTTTTCTTTTAACAGCCCCTTTGGTGCATGTCCTGAGTGCAACGGTATTGGTCATATGAAGGTGGTAGATCCAGACTTGGTGATTCCCAATAAAAGTTTAACCCTTCGACAAGGAGCCATTGATCCTTGGAGTGGTTCCAATGGCAATGGAGAAAATACCTATTACTTTAAAATGCTGGAGAACTTAGCGAAACAGTATCAGGTAAGTTTAGATGTACCTGTAAAGGATCTGCCTGAGGACTTTGTTGAAGATGTTTTATATGGAAAAAGTGGTAAGGAGATTACCTTTCAATATGAATCTAAGTATGGGGGTCTTCGAACCTACTCTTCTTATTTTGAAGGGGTAATCCCCAACCTTGAAAGGCGTTATAGGGAAACCAATTCTGATTATTCAAGGGAAAAAATCGAAGAATATATGGCGGAAATGCCTTGTAATAAATGTAAAGGAGCCAGGTTAAAGGAAGTTATTTTGGCGGTTACGGTTGGAGATAAAAACATCCATGAAGTAACAGAAATGTCAGTAAAGGAAGCTAAAAAGTACTTTGACCATATAGCCCTAGAGGAAAGACAAGCCTTTATCGCAAAACAGATTTTAAAGGAGATTAAGGAAAGATTAAGCTTTTTACAGGATGTTGGTTTAGAGTATTTAACCTTATCTAGAAATGCCGGCACCTTATCTGGAGGAGAATCTCAAAGAATACGTCTGGCAACCCAGATAGGTTCTAGTCTAGTAGGAGTATTGTATATCCTAGATGAACCCAGTATAGGTTTGCATCAAAGGGACAATGACAAACTTTTAAAGACCTTAAGAAATCTCACAGATATAGGAAACACTGTTCTTGTGGTAGAACATGATGAAGATACAATGCTGGAGGCTGACCATATCATCGATATAGGTCCAGGAGCAGGAATTCATGGAGGATATTTGGTGGCGGAGGGTACAATAGAGGATATTAAGAAATCCGAAGCCTCCATTACTGGACAATATTTAAGCGGGAAGAAGAAAATAGAGATCCCTGCGGAGCGAAAAAAACCTAACGGAAAATGGATTGCTATTAAAGGAGCCAAGGAGAACAATTTACAAGATATTGATGTGGAGATTCCTTTAGGGGTGTTTACTTGTGTCACTGGTGTATCTGGTTCTGGGAAAAGTACCTTAGTAAATGAGATATTATACAAAAAAATAGCCCAGGAGTTAAATGGTGCAAAAAGTAAACCAGGAGCCCATAAAGCAATCGAAGGGATAGAGCATATAGACAAAGTCATAGAGATTGATCAATCTCCTATTGGTAGGACACCGAGATCTAACCCTGCCACCTATACAGGGGTTTTTGATCATATCCGGGAGGTCTTTGCCCAAACCCCTTATGCAAAAATGCGGGGATACCAAAAAGGTAGGTTTAGTTTCAATATAAAAGGCGGCCGCTGTGAAGCTTGCAGTGGTGACGGTATTATTAAAATAGAGATGCATTTCCTGCCGGATGTTTATGTACCTTGTGAAGTCTGCAAAGGGAAACGCTATAATAGAGAAACCTTAGAGGTAAAGTATAAGGATAAGACGATTTCTGATATTTTAGAGATGAATGTGGAAGAAGCACTAGGATTCTTTGAAAGCATACCTAAGATTCATAATAAGCTACAGACCTTATATGATGTAGGACTAGGTTATATAAAACTAGGACAACCCTCTACTCAACTGTCTGGAGGAGAAGCACAAAGGATCAAACTGGCCAGCGAGCTAAGCAAAAGAAGTACAGGGAAAACCCTCTATATTTTAGATGAGCCGACAACGGGGCTGCACATAGCGGATATTCACCGACTGATTGGTGTTTTACAAAGACTTGTGGCTACTGGAAATACTGTGTTAGTTATAGAGCATAACCTAGATGTTATTAAAACAGCAGACCATATCATTGACCTTGGGCCCGAGGGAGGAAATGGTGGTGGTACCATTGTAGCTGAAGGTACTCCAGAAAAAATTGTCGAAGTAAAAGACTCTTATACTGGAGCATTTTTGAAAAAAGTTTTGCAGAAAAATTAA
- the uvrB gene encoding excinuclease ABC subunit UvrB, protein MEKFEISSQYKPTGDQPKAIEDLSKGIIKGLKHQTLLGVTGSGKTFTMANIIQKVQKPTLVIAHNKTLAAQLCSEFKAFFPNNAVEYFVSYYDYYQPEAYVAHSDTYIEKDASINDEIDKLRHSATSALFERRDVIIVASVSCIYGLGDPEEYKSLVVSLRTGMNKDRDQVLRQLVDIQYERNDINFVRGTFRVRGDVVEIFPASSSENAVRIEFFGDEIDRITELNALTGEIIGRRSHISIFPASHYATSIDKVEGAIQKIEKELEEQVKYFKEQDKLIEAQRIQQRTMYDIEMLREVGFCQGIENYSRHLTGRAAGSRPYTLLDYFPEDFLIITDESHVTIPQIRGMYGGDRSRKESLVNFGFRLPSAYDNRPLNFPEFEGLVNQILYVSATPGPYELEKSQQVVEQIIRPTGLLDPTVEVRPVKGQIDDLVGEVNQQIEKGRRTLITTLTKKMAEDLTNYLKEIDIKVRYLHSDIKTMERMEIIRDLRMGVFDVLVGINLLREGLDLPEVSLVAILDADKEGFLRSETSMIQTIGRAARNVEGKVIMYGDKITNSMKKAMEETDRRREIQSEYNRVHHITPKSIEKKIYDVIEATKVAEEDGQYTVQNKKKYTKGELEKMIKSLESEMLKAAEVLEFEKAAQLRDEIEVLKKQQ, encoded by the coding sequence ATGGAGAAGTTTGAAATCAGCTCCCAGTATAAACCTACGGGAGATCAACCAAAAGCGATTGAAGATTTGAGCAAAGGAATTATAAAGGGGTTAAAACACCAGACTTTGTTGGGAGTTACAGGCTCAGGAAAGACTTTTACGATGGCAAATATTATCCAAAAGGTTCAAAAGCCCACGCTAGTAATAGCCCACAACAAAACTTTGGCTGCTCAATTATGCAGTGAGTTTAAAGCGTTTTTTCCTAATAATGCGGTAGAATATTTTGTTAGTTACTACGATTACTATCAACCAGAGGCTTATGTGGCCCATAGTGATACTTATATAGAAAAGGATGCATCTATTAACGATGAAATAGATAAATTGCGGCACTCTGCTACTTCAGCTCTTTTTGAGAGAAGAGATGTTATTATCGTTGCCAGTGTTTCCTGTATCTATGGTTTGGGAGACCCGGAAGAATATAAAAGTCTGGTGGTTTCTTTAAGGACTGGAATGAATAAAGACCGAGATCAAGTATTAAGACAGCTGGTAGATATACAATACGAGAGAAATGATATCAACTTTGTAAGGGGAACCTTTAGAGTGAGAGGAGATGTTGTGGAGATTTTTCCTGCATCTTCTTCAGAAAATGCTGTAAGAATAGAGTTTTTTGGAGATGAAATTGACCGGATCACAGAGTTGAATGCTCTGACAGGAGAGATTATAGGAAGAAGAAGTCATATTTCTATTTTTCCTGCTTCTCATTATGCTACCAGTATTGATAAGGTAGAAGGGGCGATTCAAAAAATAGAAAAAGAGCTAGAAGAACAAGTAAAGTATTTTAAAGAGCAGGACAAGTTGATAGAAGCTCAAAGAATTCAGCAAAGAACCATGTATGATATAGAAATGCTAAGGGAAGTAGGATTTTGTCAAGGAATAGAAAACTATTCAAGGCATTTAACCGGAAGAGCAGCAGGCAGCAGACCCTATACATTATTAGATTATTTTCCGGAAGATTTTTTAATCATTACCGATGAATCCCATGTTACCATTCCTCAGATTAGGGGTATGTATGGAGGGGACCGTTCTAGAAAAGAGTCTTTAGTAAACTTTGGCTTTCGTCTGCCATCAGCCTATGATAATAGACCTTTGAATTTCCCTGAATTCGAGGGATTAGTAAATCAAATCCTATATGTCAGTGCTACGCCAGGTCCTTATGAATTAGAAAAAAGTCAGCAGGTGGTGGAGCAAATTATTCGTCCTACGGGACTGTTGGACCCAACTGTAGAGGTGAGACCTGTCAAAGGACAAATTGATGATTTGGTGGGGGAAGTAAATCAACAAATAGAAAAAGGTAGGCGAACTCTGATCACTACTTTAACGAAGAAGATGGCGGAGGACTTAACCAACTATCTAAAAGAAATAGACATCAAGGTAAGATACCTTCACTCAGATATAAAGACGATGGAGAGAATGGAAATTATACGGGATTTAAGGATGGGGGTTTTTGACGTATTGGTGGGTATCAATCTTTTAAGGGAAGGCTTGGACTTACCTGAGGTTAGCTTAGTAGCCATCTTAGATGCAGATAAAGAAGGTTTTTTAAGATCAGAAACCTCCATGATCCAGACTATTGGTAGGGCTGCAAGAAACGTTGAAGGAAAAGTAATTATGTATGGTGATAAGATAACCAATTCTATGAAAAAAGCTATGGAAGAAACAGACAGAAGAAGAGAAATTCAATCAGAATACAATAGGGTACATCATATTACACCTAAGTCTATAGAGAAAAAGATCTATGACGTTATAGAGGCTACGAAGGTGGCGGAAGAGGATGGCCAATACACAGTACAGAACAAGAAAAAATATACTAAGGGTGAATTAGAAAAGATGATAAAATCTCTAGAGAGTGAAATGCTCAAGGCTGCGGAGGTCTTAGAATTTGAAAAGGCAGCTCAACTGAGGGATGAGATAGAAGTTTTAAAGAAACAACAATGA